The nucleotide sequence GTCAAACGGCTCAAGCAGGCCGACCACGACGGCATTCTCATCGGCTACTACGAACCGGAAGATCAGCAGGAGCGCAAGCAGGCGCAGAAGCGTTATCTGGCGCCGGCTTACCGGATCACACCGCAAGAAGTTGATACGATCATGCAGTTGTTGTTTGGCGAATCGGCCAACTCATCCGCCCGCGCCGCTGCCGCGCTCCCACCTGCGGTGACCAAGGGCGCCGCCGTCTCGCCCGCCTGTAAAAACTGACCGAACGTCGCGAAAAATCTCCTGAATTCACCTTGACTTAAGCGACCTCTCGAAAGTACACTGTAGAAAAATTTTTCAGTCTTTTTGAAGGGATGGGAGCGTTTTAGGAATGCTCGATACGCTCAGTCGGAAGTTTGACCAAATTCTGAAGGCACTCCGCGGACAGGGGGTGTTGACGGAACAGAACATCGCCGACGCGCTGAAAGAAGTGCGACTGGCGCTGCTCGAAGCTGACGTCAACTTCAAGTTAGTCAAGGATTTTATTGAGCGCGTCCGCGTGAAGGCGGTTGGGCAGGAAGTCCTGACGAGTCTTGCGCCCGGGCAGCAGGTCGTCAAAGTTGTCTGGGACGAGTTACGCGAACTGATGGGCCGCGAGTCGTCTGGCCTGAAGCTGGCCTCCGAGCCGCCCACGGTCATCATGATGGTCGGCTTGCAGGGCGCGGGCAAGACGACGACCTGCGGCAAGCTGGCCCGGCTGTTTAAGCAGCAGAATAAACGCGTGCTGTTGGTGGCGGCAGATCCGCGGCGGCCAGCGGCGGTCGAACAATTGGCGAGTCTTGGGGCCGCACTAGACGTCCCGGTGCACAAGGCGAGCGGGACGACGTTGGCGGATGTGGTGCAGACCTGTGTCGATGGCGTGACGCGCGGCCACGCGCAGGGCTTCGACGTGGTTGTGCTGGACACGGGTGGCCGCCTGCACGTTGACGATGAGTTGATGGCTGAACTGACGGCGGTCAAGCAGGCCGTGACGCCGCATGAAGTGTTGCTGGTGGCGGATGCCATGACAGGGCAGGACGCGGTCACCATGGCCGAGCAGTTCGAGCAGAAAGTTGGACTGACCGGTGTGATTCTAACCAAGGTCGAAGGCGACGCGCGTGGTGGCGCGATGCTGTCCATCCGGGCAGTAACCGGCAAGCCGGTGAAGTTCCTGGGGGTCGGTGAGAAGTCGGACGCACTGGAAGTGTTCCATCCGGACCGGATGGCCTCGCGCATTCTCGGCATGGGCGATGTGCTCTCGCTGGTCGAAAAAGCGCAGCAAGCCTTCTCAGCAGAACAGGCGGACTCGCTCAAGAAGACACTCACGTCGAAGACCTTCACGTTGGAGGATTTTCGCGAGCAGATCGGGCAGGTCAACAAGCTGGGCTCCATGGACCAGATTCTCGGTATGCTGCCCGGCGGGCAGCGGTTGAAGGAACTGGCGGGTAACGGTGGCGTGTCGGAAAAAGAAATTGCGCGCACCGTGGGGATCATCAATTCGATGACAGCCCGCGAGCGGCGGGATCATGCGGTCATCAGCGGAAGCCGCAAGAAGCGGATTGCCCGCGGCAGCGGCACGACCGTGCAGGACGTGAACCGGTTGATCAAGCAGTATCTT is from Nitrospira sp. and encodes:
- a CDS encoding signal recognition particle protein; its protein translation is MLDTLSRKFDQILKALRGQGVLTEQNIADALKEVRLALLEADVNFKLVKDFIERVRVKAVGQEVLTSLAPGQQVVKVVWDELRELMGRESSGLKLASEPPTVIMMVGLQGAGKTTTCGKLARLFKQQNKRVLLVAADPRRPAAVEQLASLGAALDVPVHKASGTTLADVVQTCVDGVTRGHAQGFDVVVLDTGGRLHVDDELMAELTAVKQAVTPHEVLLVADAMTGQDAVTMAEQFEQKVGLTGVILTKVEGDARGGAMLSIRAVTGKPVKFLGVGEKSDALEVFHPDRMASRILGMGDVLSLVEKAQQAFSAEQADSLKKTLTSKTFTLEDFREQIGQVNKLGSMDQILGMLPGGQRLKELAGNGGVSEKEIARTVGIINSMTARERRDHAVISGSRKKRIARGSGTTVQDVNRLIKQYLSARTMMKAMSGGGGRRQQQQLAQMLRG